Part of the Paenibacillus sp. FSL R7-0273 genome is shown below.
ATGAAATTGCCGGCCCCGGCATGGCTGGCTACATTTACGGGAAGGCCAAGCGCCCGGCACTCCTCCGCTACAGCCTCATTAACCGCCGGATCACTGCTCGCAGCGTAGACCAGAAAGGCTCCCGGCACATCTCCGGGTGCATATTCCCTGCCAACCCACACAAGCTTCCCCGCCTCAGCGAGCGAAGCAAGGGCAGCGCTAACCGCAGGGCTAATCACCGTAACCATAGCCTCAGCTTCAAGCAGAGACTGGACCTTGCGCTCCGCAACGGCCCCGCCGCCGATGACCACAATCTTTTGACCGCTTACATCAAGCATAACCGGCAAATAATGTGCCATCATGCTCACCTCCCGCTCCAGCCGTGAAAGTCAGACAACGAATTCAGCAGGAAATTCAGGATAATAAAAGCATACCCTGAAATCGCCCAGCGGGCCATCACCGTACCGCTCCTGCGGCCGGAACGCTTCAGCAGGATATACGCTATATATACCCCAAGCCCAACCATAGTGGTCAGCACCTTGGAATCCTGGAACAGCGGTGTCCGCCCCTCGGCAATAATCGACATCGCCGCCAGCACCAGTGACACGA
Proteins encoded:
- a CDS encoding precorrin-2 dehydrogenase/sirohydrochlorin ferrochelatase family protein, which encodes MMAHYLPVMLDVSGQKIVVIGGGAVAERKVQSLLEAEAMVTVISPAVSAALASLAEAGKLVWVGREYAPGDVPGAFLVYAASSDPAVNEAVAEECRALGLPVNVASHAGAGNFITPGVLRRGRLTVAVSTSGAGPSAAAAITAQLAELLGEEYEPYLDFLHLMRTEIKRQEASAEIRGRLLRRLGQLDVLNELRQGTFKEWTPEAVSSWIAANRAEQLE